One Candidatus Paceibacterota bacterium DNA window includes the following coding sequences:
- a CDS encoding thymidylate synthase, whose amino-acid sequence MKQYLDLLKYVLENGERKNDPQGIGNIAVCGYQMRFKMDDGFPLLTTKKMSLKSIIYELLWFLRGDTNVKYLQDHGVTIWDEWAMPEATAKYNLPPGELGPIYGEKWRCWKTRDGRVIDQISNVIEELKNFPDSRRLVVTSWDPEDVDKVFVAPCHCFFKFFHVQGKLSLHLFQRSCDVFLGIPFNIASYSLLLMMMAQVTGLKAYEFVHTLSDTHLYLNHIEQVKLQLTREPRPLPKMILNPKIKNIFDFDYENFQLEGYNPYPPIKGEIAV is encoded by the coding sequence ATGAAGCAGTATTTAGATTTATTAAAATATGTTTTAGAAAATGGAGAAAGAAAAAACGACCCACAAGGCATAGGGAATATTGCTGTTTGTGGTTATCAGATGCGATTTAAAATGGATGATGGTTTCCCTTTACTTACCACAAAAAAGATGTCCTTAAAATCAATTATTTATGAATTATTATGGTTTTTACGAGGAGATACCAATGTAAAGTATTTGCAAGACCATGGAGTGACAATTTGGGATGAGTGGGCAATGCCAGAGGCTACGGCTAAGTATAATTTGCCTCCTGGTGAACTGGGTCCGATTTACGGCGAGAAATGGCGTTGTTGGAAAACTCGAGACGGTAGAGTAATTGACCAAATATCAAATGTTATTGAAGAGCTTAAAAATTTTCCTGATTCCCGACGTTTAGTTGTTACCTCTTGGGATCCGGAAGATGTTGATAAAGTTTTTGTTGCTCCTTGCCACTGTTTTTTTAAATTTTTTCACGTACAGGGAAAATTATCTTTGCATCTTTTTCAGCGGAGCTGCGACGTTTTCCTTGGTATCCCCTTTAATATCGCTTCTTATTCTTTATTGTTGATGATGATGGCACAGGTTACTGGATTAAAAGCCTATGAATTTGTGCATACCTTATCTGACACCCATCTTTATCTCAACCATATTGAACAAGTTAAACTTCAATTAACCCGCGAACCCAGACCTTTACCTAAAATGATTCTTAACCCTAAAATAAAAAACATCTTTGATTTTGATTATGAAAATTTTCAACTTGAGGGATATAATCCTTATCCACCGATTAAAGGGGAGATAGCTGTTTGA
- the rplK gene encoding 50S ribosomal protein L11 — MAKKVKAIVKLQIKAALATPAPPVGPVLAQYGVNISEFCQRFNDATKNNQGFVIPVEITVFEDRTYTFILKQPPASELLKKAAGIEKGSGTPNKTKVAKISRAQLKEIALKKMPDLNADDIEQAMKIIEGTAKNMGITIE; from the coding sequence ATGGCAAAAAAAGTAAAAGCAATCGTAAAACTTCAAATTAAAGCAGCTCTGGCGACTCCGGCTCCTCCGGTCGGTCCTGTTTTGGCTCAATACGGAGTGAACATATCCGAGTTCTGCCAGAGGTTCAACGATGCGACCAAAAACAACCAGGGTTTCGTTATTCCGGTTGAAATCACGGTTTTTGAGGACAGAACCTATACTTTTATCTTGAAGCAGCCGCCAGCTTCCGAATTATTGAAAAAAGCAGCTGGCATTGAAAAGGGCTCTGGCACTCCCAATAAAACTAAAGTGGCCAAGATTTCAAGGGCACAATTGAAAGAAATAGCTTTGAAAAAGATGCCTGATTTGAACGCAGATGACATCGAACAGGCAATGAAAATAATTGAGGGTACGGCTAAGAACATGGGCATTACCATTGAGTGA
- the miaA gene encoding tRNA (adenosine(37)-N6)-dimethylallyltransferase MiaA, with protein sequence MENKLIVILGPTASGKSDLAVKIARKIKAEVISADSRQVYKGMDIGSGKITKKEMKGIPHHLLNVASPKKRFTVSQYQILAKKAINKVLKKGKIPILCGGSGFYIQAVIDGIAIPEVKPDYTLRIKLEKFTTEELFKELKKLDKERAKNIDKNNRRRLIRALEIAIKTKKPIPSLKKNPLAYPVLIIGIQKEKEELKKLIQKRLSKRLKQGMIEETKKLHKSGISWQRLEEFGLEYRFIAQYLQNKINYEEVVERIQKESEQFVKRQMTWFKRDKRINWIKNYSEVEKLIKEFI encoded by the coding sequence ATGGAAAATAAACTAATCGTCATATTGGGACCGACGGCTTCCGGCAAGTCGGATTTGGCCGTTAAAATAGCCAGAAAAATCAAAGCTGAAGTCATATCTGCTGATTCTAGGCAAGTCTACAAGGGAATGGATATTGGCAGCGGCAAGATAACCAAAAAAGAAATGAAAGGCATCCCCCACCACCTGCTAAACGTTGCTTCACCCAAAAAAAGATTCACGGTCAGCCAATATCAAATATTAGCAAAAAAAGCAATAAACAAAGTTTTAAAGAAAGGAAAAATCCCAATTTTATGCGGCGGAAGCGGCTTTTACATTCAAGCAGTAATCGACGGTATAGCTATTCCAGAAGTAAAACCAGATTATACCTTAAGAATAAAACTTGAAAAGTTTACAACTGAAGAGTTATTCAAAGAATTAAAAAAACTGGACAAAGAAAGGGCGAAAAACATTGATAAAAACAACAGAAGAAGACTGATTAGAGCTTTGGAGATAGCGATTAAAACAAAAAAACCTATTCCTTCTTTAAAAAAGAATCCCCTAGCCTATCCTGTTTTGATTATCGGCATTCAAAAAGAAAAAGAAGAACTAAAAAAACTAATACAAAAAAGACTCTCAAAAAGATTAAAACAAGGAATGATTGAGGAGACAAAGAAACTCCATAAATCAGGAATCTCTTGGCAAAGACTGGAAGAATTTGGCCTGGAATACCGCTTTATCGCTCAATATCTCCAGAATAAGATAAACTATGAAGAAGTGGTAGAACGCATACAGAAAGAAAGCGAACAGTTTGTTAAACGCCAAATGACCTGGTTTAAAAGAGATAAACGTATTAACTGGATTAAAAACTATTCTGAAGTTGAAAAATTGATAAAAGAATTTATATAA
- a CDS encoding HIT domain-containing protein, with translation MKKFVNIKNARRGEYRKVIKEIALKGECPFCPENFKYHKKPIFKRKEDWFLTNDSWPYKNTSCHLIILGKKHKEKFQELTKKDLESVAYLTRWAIKKYKIKGGGLAIRFGNTDFTGASVTHIHFHLISPKIDKKTKYAKTVNFPIG, from the coding sequence ATGAAAAAGTTTGTTAATATAAAAAATGCAAGACGCGGAGAATATCGAAAAGTAATAAAGGAAATAGCCCTAAAGGGCGAATGTCCTTTCTGCCCAGAAAATTTCAAATATCACAAAAAACCAATCTTCAAACGAAAGGAAGATTGGTTTTTAACAAATGATAGCTGGCCCTATAAAAATACCAGTTGCCATCTTATTATCTTGGGGAAAAAACATAAAGAAAAATTTCAAGAATTAACAAAAAAAGATTTAGAATCTGTAGCTTACTTAACTCGCTGGGCAATTAAAAAATACAAAATTAAAGGAGGTGGATTGGCGATAAGATTTGGCAATACGGATTTTACTGGAGCTTCCGTTACTCATATTCACTTCCACTTAATTTCACCAAAAATAGATAAAAAAACAAAATACGCAAAAACAGTGAATTTTCCTATAGGATAA
- the nusG gene encoding transcription termination/antitermination protein NusG, producing the protein MPKQQISTEKNWYVLHTYSGYEDAVAKALKQRVESLGMEDKIFNVIVPKEKKIKIKNGKRKTIEEKIYPGYVLVEMIVTDDSWYVVRNTPNVTGFVGAGTTPVPVSVEEIETLKKRIAGDEPHFKIEAKPGDLVKIIDGPFKDFDGKVSEVDQERGKVKVLVNMFGRDTPVELDSLQIKKL; encoded by the coding sequence ATGCCAAAACAGCAAATCAGCACAGAAAAAAATTGGTATGTTCTCCATACTTATTCCGGGTATGAGGACGCTGTGGCCAAAGCTTTAAAGCAAAGGGTTGAATCTTTGGGCATGGAAGACAAGATATTCAACGTCATCGTTCCCAAAGAGAAAAAGATTAAGATTAAGAACGGCAAAAGAAAAACGATAGAAGAAAAGATTTATCCTGGCTACGTTTTGGTGGAAATGATCGTGACCGATGATTCCTGGTACGTGGTTAGAAACACGCCTAATGTTACTGGTTTTGTCGGAGCAGGCACAACACCAGTGCCAGTTTCCGTAGAAGAGATTGAAACTTTAAAGAAGCGTATTGCCGGAGATGAGCCGCATTTCAAGATAGAAGCCAAGCCAGGGGATTTGGTTAAAATTATTGACGGCCCATTCAAGGATTTTGACGGAAAGGTTTCAGAGGTTGACCAGGAGAGGGGAAAGGTAAAGGTATTGGTTAATATGTTTGGCAGAGATACTCCCGTTGAACTGGATTCTTTACAGATAAAGAAACTATAA
- a CDS encoding dihydrofolate reductase, giving the protein MKKKDKCLISIIAAVGNNWVVGIKNKLPWNLPADMKHFRQLTMGKPVIMGQKTFESIGKPLPGRTNIILTLDKNFIPPDCLVTHSIEGALEAAKNFDEVMICGGVSIYRQFLLLADRMYLTLIEGEFEADAYFPEFDWNDWIEIGRIENNPDKDNSYKYNFVTLERKIREKS; this is encoded by the coding sequence ATGAAAAAAAAGGACAAGTGTCTAATTTCAATAATTGCAGCCGTAGGTAATAATTGGGTAGTTGGTATCAAAAATAAGTTGCCTTGGAATTTGCCGGCCGATATGAAACATTTTCGTCAACTGACTATGGGGAAACCAGTAATTATGGGGCAAAAAACTTTTGAATCCATCGGTAAGCCGTTACCAGGGCGGACTAATATTATTTTAACTTTGGATAAAAATTTTATTCCACCTGATTGCTTAGTTACTCATTCAATAGAAGGGGCGTTAGAAGCTGCCAAAAATTTTGATGAGGTAATGATTTGTGGCGGAGTGTCAATTTATCGTCAATTTTTACTATTAGCCGATAGAATGTATCTAACTTTAATTGAGGGAGAGTTCGAAGCTGATGCTTATTTCCCAGAATTTGATTGGAATGATTGGATAGAAATTGGAAGAATTGAAAATAACCCTGATAAAGATAATTCTTATAAATATAACTTTGTAACCTTGGAAAGAAAAATTCGAGAAAAATCTTAA
- a CDS encoding adenylyltransferase/cytidyltransferase family protein, translated as MNKKHKCIILNYSELKRVVDAHKTLEHKIICTVGSWDMLHIGHLRYLIKAKGQGDVLVVGVDNDRGIKLYKKNELRPVIPQEERMEMLSYQDCVDYVTLIEDIDDNGEWQYELIKTIKPHLFVTTTDSYPEEQIKDIGLHVDNVLILPRQAENTSTTQIIERMIKKHLEVMLSNITKKGK; from the coding sequence ATGAATAAAAAACACAAATGCATTATATTAAACTATTCAGAGCTTAAAAGGGTTGTTGATGCCCACAAAACTTTAGAGCATAAAATTATCTGCACTGTTGGTTCCTGGGATATGCTTCATATAGGGCACTTGCGTTATCTTATTAAAGCGAAGGGACAAGGCGATGTGCTCGTTGTAGGAGTGGATAATGATAGGGGAATAAAGTTGTATAAAAAGAATGAGTTGAGACCTGTTATCCCCCAAGAAGAAAGAATGGAAATGCTTAGTTATCAAGACTGTGTTGACTACGTTACCTTGATAGAGGATATAGATGATAACGGCGAATGGCAGTATGAATTAATAAAGACAATAAAACCCCATCTTTTTGTCACAACCACGGACAGCTACCCAGAAGAACAAATTAAAGATATTGGGCTACACGTTGATAATGTTTTAATTTTGCCAAGACAGGCAGAAAACACTTCGACTACACAAATTATAGAAAGAATGATAAAAAAACATTTAGAAGTAATGCTCTCTAATATAACAAAGAAAGGAAAATGA
- the deoC gene encoding deoxyribose-phosphate aldolase gives MQPNTAKLIDQTFLKKGALEQEIKKVCQETREYGFRGLCVYPEHTKLAKESLLDSDVKVTTLIDEPTGASPHEIRMKKVLRAKEDWSDEVDVVMKIDDFKNGKYDEVLSDLKEICAVLPTKVIIGSGYLTDEEIKKASEIVKEARAICVKTATVEDPLDHSELAEKAKHVRIMRESAPGILVKVAGFIRTLADLEMMIKAGADIIGTSSGVEIVNEEKGKDISAKEDWRKTE, from the coding sequence ATGCAGCCAAACACAGCTAAATTAATAGACCAGACATTTCTTAAAAAAGGAGCTTTAGAACAGGAGATTAAGAAGGTTTGCCAGGAAACAAGAGAATACGGTTTCCGGGGACTTTGCGTTTATCCAGAACACACCAAATTAGCCAAAGAATCATTGTTAGACAGCGATGTTAAGGTTACCACTTTGATTGATGAGCCAACAGGAGCCAGCCCTCATGAAATCAGGATGAAAAAGGTTTTGAGAGCTAAAGAAGATTGGTCTGACGAGGTTGACGTGGTAATGAAGATAGATGATTTCAAGAACGGTAAATATGACGAGGTTTTGTCTGATTTGAAAGAGATTTGTGCTGTTTTGCCGACAAAAGTGATAATCGGCTCTGGCTATTTGACTGACGAGGAAATTAAAAAAGCTTCAGAGATTGTCAAGGAAGCTAGGGCAATTTGTGTTAAGACAGCCACGGTTGAAGATCCTTTAGACCATTCAGAACTAGCTGAAAAAGCAAAGCACGTCAGGATAATGCGCGAATCAGCTCCCGGCATACTGGTTAAAGTAGCAGGCTTTATTAGGACTCTTGCTGATTTGGAAATGATGATTAAAGCTGGAGCTGATATTATCGGCACTAGTTCCGGAGTGGAAATAGTTAATGAAGAAAAAGGAAAAGATATTTCAGCCAAAGAAGATTGGAGAAAAACTGAGTAA
- a CDS encoding MiaB/RimO family radical SAM methylthiotransferase yields MLKYQIITFGCQMNKADSERIATTLEKKGYKPTKDSNKANLVLINMCSVRQSAVDRVYGKINNLKKIKVKNPKLKTILTGCILKKDKRKFEKFFDEIWSNKNHFKEKAKCQNKSLAFVPISNGCNNACTYCVVPYTRGALNCRSHKEILKEAKSFIKKGLNPIRNAISNGAREIWLLGQNVNDYHSPTNKTINFARLLDLINDIPGNFRILFTSPHPKNFSDELIESLDRCQKFGNYLNIPVQSGNDQILKKMNRNYTAKEYRKLIEKIKKKIPKIKLSTDIIVGFPGETKKQFQDTVKLFKEIKFNWAYISKYSPRPGTAAFKLKDDISLSEKKKRETILREILKKAWKIN; encoded by the coding sequence ATGCTAAAGTACCAAATCATCACTTTCGGTTGCCAGATGAATAAAGCGGATTCAGAAAGAATTGCCACGACATTAGAAAAGAAGGGCTATAAGCCGACAAAAGACTCAAACAAAGCCAATCTGGTTTTAATTAACATGTGCTCTGTCAGACAGTCAGCAGTCGATAGGGTCTATGGTAAAATCAACAATTTGAAAAAGATTAAAGTAAAAAATCCAAAACTTAAAACTATTCTTACTGGCTGTATTCTTAAAAAAGACAAAAGAAAGTTTGAAAAGTTTTTCGATGAAATTTGGAGCAATAAGAACCATTTCAAAGAAAAAGCCAAATGTCAAAACAAGTCCTTAGCTTTCGTGCCAATTTCCAACGGCTGCAATAATGCCTGTACTTACTGCGTTGTCCCATATACCAGAGGCGCTTTGAACTGCCGAAGCCATAAAGAAATACTGAAAGAAGCTAAAAGTTTTATTAAAAAAGGATTAAACCCCATTAGAAATGCGATTTCTAACGGGGCAAGGGAAATCTGGCTTTTGGGGCAGAACGTTAACGATTATCATTCGCCAACGAATAAAACAATAAATTTTGCCAGGCTTTTGGATCTGATAAATGACATTCCAGGAAACTTTAGGATTCTCTTCACATCTCCCCATCCCAAGAACTTTTCCGACGAATTGATTGAGTCTTTAGATCGCTGCCAGAAATTCGGCAATTACCTTAACATACCCGTCCAATCGGGAAATGACCAGATATTAAAGAAAATGAACCGTAATTATACGGCCAAAGAATATAGAAAGCTAATAGAAAAAATAAAGAAAAAGATACCGAAAATAAAGTTATCTACCGATATTATCGTCGGCTTTCCAGGAGAAACCAAAAAACAGTTCCAAGATACGGTAAAACTGTTTAAAGAGATTAAATTTAACTGGGCCTATATTTCAAAATACTCTCCTCGTCCAGGCACCGCTGCCTTTAAATTAAAAGATGACATCTCCCTGTCAGAAAAAAAGAAAAGAGAAACCATTTTAAGAGAAATTTTAAAAAAAGCATGGAAAATAAACTAA
- the secE gene encoding preprotein translocase subunit SecE has translation MGKIINKLITFLKEVRLEMRKVNWPTRETTIRYTLIVVGVSAVVAAYLGGLDVLFTTLLEKFVF, from the coding sequence ATGGGAAAAATTATTAATAAACTTATTACTTTTTTAAAAGAAGTAAGATTGGAGATGAGGAAGGTTAATTGGCCGACCAGAGAAACGACCATAAGATACACTTTGATTGTGGTCGGTGTTTCAGCGGTTGTCGCTGCCTATTTGGGAGGGCTTGACGTTTTGTTTACCACTTTGCTGGAGAAGTTTGTTTTTTAA
- the gatB gene encoding Asp-tRNA(Asn)/Glu-tRNA(Gln) amidotransferase subunit GatB, which yields MYKPTIGLEIHIELKTKTKMFCGCLNDPDEKQPNVNVCPVCMGHPGTLPVINEEAVKKVIKTGLALNCQIAEYSKFERKSYFYPDLPKGYQISQWHQPFCKEGFLEIGGKKIKIRRIHLEEDTGKLLHPQGADYSLVDFNRAGIPLMELVTEPDISSAKEAKEFAEELHLIVHYLDISDADMEKGQMRVEVNISVTKGKELGTKVEIKNLNSFRSVEHSIDYEIKRQIDLLNKGEKIIQETRGWDDIKEVTFSQRQKEEAHDYRYFPEPDLPPLHFTKKEIEEIRDEIPELPQKRKERLLKEYGLDKNSVNIFVYNKNLGEYFEGVIQEIKASVSKKELVKAIKRATNYLITDLPGLMKKNNIPNRPSLELFAKFIISIPEDKISSKGAKMVLEEMLKNRKDPSQIIQEEGLVQISDEAEIEKIIKEVISENQKVVQDYQGGKESVLQFLVGQVMAKSKGKANPQTVNKLLKAILTR from the coding sequence ATGTATAAGCCGACAATCGGTCTTGAAATACACATTGAATTAAAAACCAAAACTAAGATGTTTTGTGGTTGTTTAAATGATCCAGATGAAAAACAGCCCAATGTTAATGTTTGTCCTGTTTGTATGGGTCATCCTGGTACTTTGCCGGTCATTAACGAGGAAGCTGTAAAAAAGGTGATAAAGACTGGTTTAGCTTTAAACTGTCAGATTGCCGAATATTCAAAATTTGAGCGAAAAAGTTATTTTTATCCTGATTTACCAAAGGGTTATCAGATCTCTCAATGGCATCAGCCTTTCTGTAAAGAAGGATTTTTAGAAATTGGGGGGAAAAAAATAAAAATCAGAAGGATTCATCTGGAAGAAGATACGGGTAAGCTTTTACATCCTCAAGGAGCTGATTATTCTCTGGTTGATTTTAACAGAGCCGGCATTCCTTTGATGGAGTTAGTGACAGAACCTGATATTTCTTCAGCCAAAGAAGCAAAGGAATTTGCCGAAGAGCTTCATTTAATCGTGCATTATTTGGATATTTCTGATGCTGATATGGAAAAGGGACAGATGAGGGTGGAAGTGAATATTTCTGTAACCAAGGGAAAGGAATTGGGGACAAAAGTTGAGATTAAAAACCTCAATTCTTTCAGGTCAGTAGAACACTCAATTGATTATGAGATTAAAAGGCAGATTGATTTATTAAATAAAGGAGAAAAGATTATCCAAGAAACTAGGGGATGGGACGATATTAAAGAAGTAACCTTTAGTCAAAGGCAGAAAGAAGAAGCTCATGATTATCGATATTTTCCAGAGCCCGACTTACCGCCTCTGCATTTTACTAAAAAGGAAATAGAAGAGATTAGAGATGAAATTCCCGAACTTCCTCAGAAAAGAAAGGAAAGATTATTAAAAGAATACGGATTGGATAAAAATAGCGTTAATATTTTCGTATACAATAAGAATTTAGGGGAATATTTTGAGGGAGTTATTCAAGAAATTAAAGCTTCCGTTTCAAAAAAGGAATTAGTAAAAGCAATTAAGCGAGCTACTAATTATCTGATTACTGACTTACCAGGACTAATGAAGAAAAATAATATTCCGAATAGGCCTTCACTGGAGCTTTTTGCTAAATTTATTATTTCCATTCCCGAAGATAAAATTTCAAGCAAGGGAGCAAAGATGGTTTTGGAGGAGATGTTAAAAAATAGGAAAGACCCTTCGCAGATTATACAAGAGGAAGGTTTGGTTCAAATTAGCGATGAAGCTGAAATTGAGAAGATTATTAAAGAAGTAATTTCTGAAAACCAAAAAGTAGTTCAAGATTATCAAGGGGGCAAAGAAAGTGTCCTTCAGTTTTTAGTCGGCCAAGTTATGGCAAAATCAAAGGGAAAAGCCAATCCCCAGACAGTTAATAAGCTTCTCAAAGCTATATTGACACGGTAG
- a CDS encoding serine hydroxymethyltransferase — MKLLKSDSKIYNLVKKEILRQKQGLVLIPSENYASPEVLSVMGTPLSNKYSEGYPYKRYYSGNEFIDEVEQTAIERAKKLFGAEHANVQPHSGSQANAAVYLALLDYKDRVLGIDLSAGGHLTHGSPVNFSGKLYNFSHYGVDRETEKIDLKEVKKIALKFKPKLIIVSTTSYSRTLDFKAFRKIADKAKAYLMADIAHIAGLVIAGVHPNPFPWCDIVTTTTHKTLRGPRGGLILCKIKDRFNLKSKLNLAQKIDKAVFPGIQGGPMEHVIAAKAVCFLEAMKPSFRKYQKQIILNAKAMADEFQKQGIRVISGGTDNHLMVIDVSPFSVGSKEIQNELDKVGIYVNRSAIPFDKKPPYFPSGIRLGTPAITTRGLEEKESREITRLIVKLIKNIDSRKIKNLIKSEVERITKKFPIYDEFKF; from the coding sequence ATGAAGCTTTTAAAATCAGATTCTAAAATATATAACTTGGTTAAAAAGGAGATTTTGCGCCAGAAACAGGGCCTTGTTTTGATTCCCTCGGAAAATTACGCCAGTCCTGAGGTCTTGTCTGTTATGGGCACGCCTTTGAGCAATAAATATTCTGAAGGTTATCCATATAAAAGGTATTACAGCGGCAATGAATTCATTGATGAGGTTGAACAGACAGCCATAGAAAGGGCCAAGAAGTTGTTTGGGGCAGAACATGCCAATGTTCAGCCCCATTCTGGTTCCCAGGCGAATGCAGCCGTTTATTTAGCGTTGTTGGACTATAAGGATAGAGTACTGGGCATTGATTTGTCGGCTGGTGGTCATCTGACGCACGGCTCGCCGGTTAATTTTTCCGGAAAATTGTATAATTTTTCCCATTACGGGGTTGATCGGGAAACGGAAAAGATTGATTTGAAAGAAGTGAAAAAAATAGCTTTAAAGTTCAAGCCGAAATTAATCATTGTCAGCACAACCTCATATTCAAGAACTCTTGATTTTAAAGCGTTCAGGAAGATTGCTGATAAAGCTAAAGCATATTTAATGGCTGATATCGCTCATATCGCCGGTTTGGTTATTGCTGGTGTTCATCCCAATCCTTTCCCCTGGTGCGATATCGTGACAACGACTACTCATAAAACTCTTAGGGGCCCTCGCGGAGGACTGATTCTTTGCAAAATTAAAGACAGATTTAATCTTAAGAGCAAATTAAATTTAGCGCAAAAAATCGACAAAGCTGTTTTTCCTGGTATCCAGGGTGGGCCGATGGAACATGTTATTGCTGCTAAAGCTGTTTGCTTTTTGGAAGCAATGAAACCCTCTTTTAGGAAGTACCAAAAACAGATTATTCTGAATGCCAAAGCCATGGCTGATGAATTCCAGAAGCAGGGAATCAGGGTAATCAGCGGGGGAACAGATAATCATTTGATGGTAATAGACGTTTCTCCTTTTAGCGTTGGCTCGAAGGAAATTCAGAACGAATTGGATAAGGTTGGCATTTACGTTAACAGAAGCGCCATTCCTTTTGATAAAAAACCTCCTTATTTTCCTTCGGGTATTAGGTTGGGAACGCCGGCAATCACCACTAGGGGCTTGGAAGAGAAAGAATCAAGGGAGATTACTCGCCTTATCGTCAAGCTTATTAAAAATATTGATAGCCGGAAAATTAAAAATTTGATTAAGAGCGAGGTGGAAAGAATAACCAAGAAGTTTCCCATTTACGATGAGTTCAAATTTTAA
- a CDS encoding bifunctional 5,10-methylenetetrahydrofolate dehydrogenase/5,10-methenyltetrahydrofolate cyclohydrolase: protein MIIFDGKKKADKILSDLKKRIRKERMKLKLAVISVGKDPASELFIRNKKRAAEEVGIGILYSKFNSKVKEKEIVRQIEALNKDKDVAGIIVQLPLPSKLKARKITEKIDFHKDVDGFQKKTHFSSPLISAILIALKDSSKNLKGKKIIALVNSDFFGNVLKSSLIKERIKISYLKNRKSPEIKSADIVISACGFPNYIKGDMIKKGVVLIDGGIVVLKNKKVVGDVDRKSVAGKADFLTPVPGGLGPLTVALLLKNVYYAAKHS, encoded by the coding sequence ATGATAATTTTCGATGGTAAAAAGAAAGCGGATAAAATCTTGTCGGATTTGAAAAAAAGAATCAGGAAAGAAAGAATGAAATTAAAGCTGGCGGTAATTTCAGTCGGAAAAGATCCTGCTTCAGAGCTTTTTATTAGGAACAAAAAAAGGGCGGCTGAAGAAGTGGGTATTGGAATTCTCTATTCTAAATTTAACAGCAAAGTTAAGGAAAAAGAGATTGTGCGGCAGATTGAAGCATTGAATAAAGATAAAGACGTTGCAGGAATCATTGTCCAATTGCCATTACCCTCTAAGTTAAAAGCAAGGAAGATTACAGAAAAGATAGATTTTCACAAAGATGTTGACGGTTTCCAGAAGAAAACACATTTTTCTTCTCCTTTGATTTCGGCCATTCTTATCGCCTTAAAAGATTCATCCAAAAACCTTAAAGGTAAAAAGATTATTGCTTTGGTTAATTCTGATTTTTTCGGCAATGTTCTAAAATCTTCTCTTATAAAAGAGAGAATTAAAATTAGTTATCTTAAAAACAGGAAAAGCCCTGAGATTAAATCAGCTGATATTGTTATTTCAGCTTGTGGATTTCCTAATTATATAAAAGGGGATATGATTAAAAAAGGTGTTGTTTTGATTGATGGAGGCATTGTTGTTTTGAAGAATAAAAAAGTAGTAGGGGATGTGGACAGAAAAAGCGTAGCTGGCAAAGCTGATTTTTTAACACCAGTGCCAGGAGGCTTGGGCCCCTTAACAGTCGCCTTATTATTAAAAAACGTTTATTATGCAGCCAAACACAGCTAA